The stretch of DNA TACCAGTGAAATTGCAGgcaatatctacataataatttctatcTGCAACATGCTATATTTATGAAAGgctaaaataagtttacaaTAGTAAGATAGTGATCTAAGTGAAGATACTTTCACCTGGGTGTAAATTAAagtatgtttatgtaaattgtaaacaataataCTTTCCAGATAGTGACCCCcaaatttccaaatatttttgcttcatTCAAAAACTGTGTCTATCAAATCAATTCTATTAATACCTAGATTGCCCCTTGCAGGACTTGTTTTGAGGACCAATTACATGCTTTATTCATTAAACCctcaagaaaaaaataaaaccacaaattaataacaaaaataaaaatatatttcatccaGCACTCATCAATTGTTTCCACTCCTCCATCTTCTTGTTCAGTGCTTCTTCCCTCTCCTTCGCTTCATCATCCAACCGTTTCCTTTGCTCAAAATTATGAATCACATTCATAACCATTATACGTTGAAAGTTTGGTACCAGTTTCTCACATTCCACTTCCAGAACCTCCATTGCCTTTGTTATACATTCTACGTCCATTGAACCTACTTGTGTGAAGTCTGATATCTGTTTCAATTCAGACAGAAATGACATCGTGACTATGCCATGGTTAATATTACTGTCCTCAAGGCTTGTTTTGGCAACATGTTCCTCGGCTTCAGTTGGGTCTACAAATACCTTGTCCCCTATCACTGCTAAAGAGCATGATGTTATGATATCATACATGGGGACTGCTGCATCTGCTAAAGCCAAACCAGCTGCATTTATTGCTGCTGCTAAACATGATCCATCATGTTCTAGAATGTAGATGAATACATcaatctgtaaataaattaattgttatgtaaCTTATAGATAACACTATGATTTAACCTGAAATTGGTTATCTCACTCatcctttataataaaaataaatattacacctTTATGTGACCTTTTTTATACTATACTCACTAAAAACTTCTACATTGGTCTTGATCAGAGGAAAACCTTATACTCATTATCATAAGCCAGTATTTGGAATCTGGCTTATTCATATtacataggtataatatatGTCTAGctctatatatttatgtaaaattaactaTCAACTTGATCACTCAGGAAGTTGATATACCTGATAATTAGGGAATAAATGCCTGCAAACAGTTGGCTCTAAAGCTTGTCGCAATGCAACAGACAGGGCTCTCTCTTCATTGTCAGGGGCGTGTGGTCGACGTTTACGTGGACACGAAAATGGCGCGAATTTCACCTCACAGAATATTTGACCAAGTTGActggaaaataaatttgtagCTGTTAAATCGGGAACCTTATAGAGAATCAGTGATATTTCGATTGATTAACAATGAAATTATAGCTCGATAGAAACTTAAGGTTTAATTTCCCGCATTTATATCAGTAGATTAACTTAACATAATTCAATTATCACTTAGAGTATTGAGAgtaaacataaaactatattattaagtattaatattataaaactgagcACCTGAATTCATTTTGATGGGGGATTTCCCGGGGATCAAATACAGAGCACACcacctttgtttttttaaattctacgtACGATGAGCCTTTTGCCTGAGACACCATGTCAGTTCTGGCGACTGAAattcattttttgtattaaattcacATATCTTAATGAAGATATAACTTTACTCTTGAGAATAAACACATACAAAACATACACATGCTTCGGGCTTCGTTAAGCGCGCGTCCATCTTTCCTTAAACCATTTTCATCTAAAAGTTCATTATATCTTTCTTCGTAAGGCTTGATGTAATCTTTAGTATAAATTTTGTAGGAAACACTGTCTTCTGGGCCATTAAATCTTCTATAATCAAGAGGCATTCTGAAGTATTTATCAGTTTTCTTTCATAACCTCAAAGTTT from Manduca sexta isolate Smith_Timp_Sample1 chromosome 4, JHU_Msex_v1.0, whole genome shotgun sequence encodes:
- the LOC115452807 gene encoding exosome complex component MTR3 isoform X2, encoding MPLDYRRFNGPEDSVSYKIYTKDYIKPYEERYNELLDENGLRKDGRALNEARSMFARTDMVSQAKGSSYVEFKKTKVVCSVFDPREIPHQNEFSQLGQIFCEVKFAPFSCPRKRRPHAPDNEERALSVALRQALEPTVCRHLFPNYQIDVFIYILEHDGSCLAAAINAAGLALADAAVPMYDIITSCSLAVIGDKVFVDPTEAEEHVAKTSLEDSNINHGIVTMSFLSELKQISDFTQVGSMDVECITKAMEVLEVECEKLVPNFQRIMVMNVIHNFEQRKRLDDEAKEREEALNKKMEEWKQLMSAG
- the LOC115452807 gene encoding exosome complex component MTR3 isoform X3 gives rise to the protein MVSQAKGSSYVEFKKTKVVCSVFDPREIPHQNEFSQLGQIFCEVKFAPFSCPRKRRPHAPDNEERALSVALRQALEPTVCRHLFPNYQIDVFIYILEHDGSCLAAAINAAGLALADAAVPMYDIITSCSLAVIGDKVFVDPTEAEEHVAKTSLEDSNINHGIVTMSFLSELKQISDFTQVGSMDVECITKAMEVLEVECEKLVPNFQRIMVMNVIHNFEQRKRLDDEAKEREEALNKKMEEWKQLMSAG
- the LOC115452807 gene encoding exosome complex component MTR3 isoform X1, giving the protein MPLDYRRFNGPEDSVSYKIYTKDYIKPYEERYNELLDENGLRKDGRALNEARSMCMFFARTDMVSQAKGSSYVEFKKTKVVCSVFDPREIPHQNEFSQLGQIFCEVKFAPFSCPRKRRPHAPDNEERALSVALRQALEPTVCRHLFPNYQIDVFIYILEHDGSCLAAAINAAGLALADAAVPMYDIITSCSLAVIGDKVFVDPTEAEEHVAKTSLEDSNINHGIVTMSFLSELKQISDFTQVGSMDVECITKAMEVLEVECEKLVPNFQRIMVMNVIHNFEQRKRLDDEAKEREEALNKKMEEWKQLMSAG